One Proteinivorax tanatarense DNA segment encodes these proteins:
- a CDS encoding shikimate dehydrogenase family protein, with product MDKYCVIGDPIDHSLSPKIHNCLFKHYGLNACYTKFRVSTDNLKEKVDCLIKEGYKGFNVTYPLKAAIKEHIDQISYHGKNIASVNTVALSNGKLLGDNTDFRGMQLVLDPFRSEEIYILGSGNMAHTTIYALKEFTNRNITVVCRNKKAGENLKKQYPWINLMSIEFFKKENISGGVTVNTLPLNLDISHLFENKIAQVLLDCNYNQTVSLSNDLQYISGLELLYAQAIKSFEIWTGYQPTLETLKELLKKYQQS from the coding sequence ATGGATAAATATTGTGTGATCGGAGATCCGATAGATCACAGTCTATCGCCTAAAATACATAATTGTTTGTTTAAACATTATGGCTTAAATGCTTGTTATACAAAATTTAGAGTATCCACAGATAATTTAAAAGAAAAGGTGGATTGCCTTATAAAGGAAGGGTACAAAGGTTTTAATGTAACTTACCCACTAAAAGCAGCTATAAAAGAACACATAGACCAAATATCATATCATGGAAAAAATATTGCTAGTGTTAATACCGTAGCATTGTCCAATGGAAAATTACTGGGTGATAACACTGACTTTAGAGGGATGCAGCTTGTGTTAGATCCCTTTAGAAGTGAAGAAATTTATATTTTGGGAAGTGGGAATATGGCGCATACAACAATTTATGCCCTTAAGGAATTTACCAACAGAAATATTACTGTTGTTTGCCGTAATAAAAAGGCAGGTGAAAATCTAAAGAAGCAATATCCTTGGATTAACTTAATGTCTATAGAGTTTTTTAAAAAGGAAAATATTAGCGGAGGCGTTACTGTAAATACACTGCCATTAAACTTAGATATTAGCCACTTATTTGAAAACAAAATAGCTCAAGTACTTTTAGATTGTAACTACAATCAAACTGTATCTTTGTCTAATGATTTGCAGTACATTTCTGGTTTGGAGCTACTTTATGCCCAAGCAATAAAATCATTTGAAATTTGGACTGGTTATCAGCCAACATTAGAGACATTAAAAGAACTATTGAAAAAGTATCAGCAAAGCTGA